In Fluviicola taffensis DSM 16823, the following are encoded in one genomic region:
- a CDS encoding peptide MFS transporter: MKQRKHPQALPFLFLSEMWERFGYYLMIGIFTFYLKDSTQGFEMSEAESASLYGTFIALVFFTPFIGGLLADRVLGYRVPIVIGGLLMGVGYCMMGIHSYTMLYSGMVLVILGNGLFKPNISTLLGNLYNKDQFINQKDEGYNIFYMGINIGAFVCNIVSAFLINKYGYSVAFIGAGVGMFIGVIVFLLGNKHYTEGDVKKVAVPGEKAWWIDLLIVVVPAILFAIIGYFINGVPSETNEHSFLVKDDVTDAFLFACIPVIFFFGYVLFTAPKHERRVVSAILVVCIAVIPFWAIFKQNGTVLNTWANNYTNRDVPSSMKNGLKSMYLADTINYSKAEKPSPVLDKHFRKIGKEEAIQYPSYFKNYENTPKLKEGEQVVVFNSNIFQSVNPFWVIVLTPLIVGIFRFLRLRKLEPSIPIKFVLGLFITGLSCLVMVAAANASMNGEVKSSYWWFFGAYGVITIGELCLSPIGLSMVSKLSPARLTALLMGAWFISTSIGNKLSGVLASLWDEYDDKASFFMLNFYLMMGATLILIVLLPWLLKVFREQKK, from the coding sequence ATGAAACAACGCAAACACCCCCAAGCACTCCCTTTTTTATTCCTTTCAGAAATGTGGGAACGTTTTGGTTATTATTTAATGATTGGAATTTTCACCTTCTATTTAAAGGATAGTACGCAAGGTTTTGAAATGTCAGAAGCAGAATCGGCCAGCTTATATGGAACGTTCATTGCTTTGGTCTTTTTTACACCGTTTATTGGTGGACTTCTTGCCGATCGTGTTTTAGGTTACCGCGTGCCAATTGTAATTGGTGGACTTTTGATGGGGGTCGGATATTGTATGATGGGAATACATTCCTACACGATGTTGTATTCAGGAATGGTTTTGGTGATTTTAGGAAATGGACTTTTCAAACCAAATATTTCAACTCTTTTAGGAAACCTCTATAATAAGGACCAATTCATCAACCAGAAAGATGAAGGTTACAACATTTTCTATATGGGGATTAATATAGGTGCTTTCGTTTGTAATATTGTTTCAGCATTCTTGATTAACAAGTATGGATATTCAGTCGCATTCATTGGTGCTGGAGTTGGAATGTTCATTGGTGTAATTGTATTTCTTTTGGGGAATAAACATTATACAGAAGGTGACGTTAAGAAAGTAGCTGTTCCTGGTGAAAAAGCTTGGTGGATTGATTTGTTAATTGTGGTTGTTCCAGCAATCCTTTTCGCAATCATTGGATACTTTATTAATGGTGTTCCTTCTGAAACAAATGAACATTCCTTCTTGGTGAAGGACGATGTGACGGATGCATTCCTTTTTGCGTGTATTCCTGTAATTTTCTTTTTTGGGTATGTGCTATTCACTGCTCCAAAACATGAACGAAGAGTAGTTAGTGCAATTTTAGTTGTGTGTATTGCGGTGATTCCTTTTTGGGCAATTTTCAAGCAGAATGGAACTGTATTGAATACTTGGGCAAATAATTACACCAATAGAGATGTGCCAAGTTCCATGAAAAACGGCTTGAAGAGCATGTACTTGGCAGATACTATCAACTATTCAAAAGCAGAGAAGCCGAGTCCAGTTCTCGATAAGCATTTTAGAAAGATTGGGAAAGAGGAAGCTATTCAGTATCCGAGCTATTTTAAAAATTACGAAAATACTCCAAAGTTGAAAGAAGGGGAGCAAGTGGTGGTCTTCAATTCGAATATCTTTCAATCTGTGAATCCGTTTTGGGTAATTGTTTTGACTCCTTTAATAGTAGGGATATTCAGATTCCTGCGTTTAAGAAAGTTGGAACCGTCTATTCCGATTAAGTTTGTTCTAGGTTTGTTCATTACAGGTCTATCTTGTTTGGTAATGGTTGCAGCAGCAAATGCATCAATGAACGGTGAAGTAAAATCGAGTTATTGGTGGTTCTTCGGCGCTTATGGGGTTATAACTATTGGAGAATTGTGTTTGTCACCTATTGGATTGTCTATGGTTTCCAAATTATCTCCAGCAAGATTAACCGCATTATTGATGGGAGCTTGGTTTATTTCTACGTCAATCGGGAATAAATTAAGTGGGGTTCTTGCATCTTTGTGGGATGAATATGATGATAAAGCTTCATTCTTCATGTTGAACTTTTACTTAATGATGGGTGCAACCCTTATTTTGATTGTCCTATTACCTTGGTTATTGAAAGTGTTTAGAGAACAGAAGAAATAA
- a CDS encoding MBL fold metallo-hydrolase, with protein MKFRKLNDDCSWLWELNGLKIIVDPWFTPSQIDGHRLFSEQFHQTPQPSVSSLTQIDFLFISNPFTDHCNKETLLQFDSSIPVIAKRSILKKIGKWNHFNSLIGLEDSPIVVTEYKPSQFLDLVHSAYLFELKDGTILFAPHGAKTKQLPKADILISTTTLYHLPFWLGGTVNLGIKSAKTLYERCGAELFLSTHDERKLGKGLVEKLAIKDYVSDADFVTYLKSGQEISFD; from the coding sequence ATGAAATTTCGAAAATTAAATGATGATTGTTCTTGGTTGTGGGAATTGAATGGACTTAAAATAATTGTCGATCCTTGGTTTACACCTTCTCAAATTGATGGTCATCGTTTGTTTAGTGAACAGTTTCATCAAACACCCCAGCCTTCTGTCTCAAGCCTGACTCAGATAGATTTTCTCTTTATTTCTAACCCATTTACGGATCATTGTAATAAAGAAACACTCTTGCAATTTGATTCTTCTATCCCCGTTATTGCCAAAAGAAGTATCTTGAAAAAAATTGGAAAATGGAACCATTTTAACTCTTTAATTGGATTAGAAGATTCTCCAATTGTAGTTACAGAGTATAAACCAAGTCAATTTTTAGATTTGGTACACAGTGCTTATTTGTTTGAATTGAAGGATGGGACTATTCTATTTGCTCCTCATGGAGCGAAAACAAAACAACTGCCTAAAGCTGATATATTGATTAGTACGACAACTTTGTATCATTTGCCATTTTGGCTTGGAGGAACTGTTAATTTGGGTATAAAGAGTGCGAAGACTCTCTACGAGAGATGTGGAGCTGAATTATTTTTGTCAACCCATGATGAACGTAAACTTGGAAAAGGACTTGTAGAAAAATTGGCTATTAAAGACTATGTTTCAGATGCAGATTTTGTAACTTATCTTAAATCAGGTCAGGAAATTTCTTTTGATTAA
- a CDS encoding tRNA dihydrouridine synthase, giving the protein MQLALAPLQTYTDYHFRNAHQQVYSNVDKFYAPYLKLNNDGTIKNNPKIDILVKNNPFQKIVPQLMACNKDDFFVMADYIESLGYTEVNWNMGCPYPMVTNKNLGAGILNKPDEILRLLDSILPKTKLGIGIKMRMGLESTQEIIEFLPALNNYPLTEIIIHARNAKQLYNGTCDHERFLECISLTDHSLTYNGDIQSKEDFEFLQKKFSGINNWMIGRGAMINPCIFDEIKTGIFDSSEVYRNKLLKFSGLLTESLLECNPDRGYALSKMKSYWEYLSEGLSDGKQLYRKLKKAKLIEDFNEFIIEMV; this is encoded by the coding sequence ATGCAATTAGCCTTAGCGCCTTTGCAGACATATACCGATTATCACTTTCGAAATGCACATCAGCAAGTTTATTCGAATGTCGATAAATTCTATGCTCCCTATTTAAAACTGAACAATGATGGCACTATCAAGAATAATCCGAAAATAGATATTCTTGTCAAGAATAATCCTTTTCAAAAAATTGTTCCTCAACTAATGGCTTGCAATAAAGATGATTTCTTTGTGATGGCCGATTATATAGAATCATTGGGATACACCGAAGTTAATTGGAATATGGGATGTCCATATCCAATGGTCACAAATAAGAACCTAGGGGCAGGAATATTAAATAAACCCGACGAAATTTTAAGGCTTTTGGATAGTATTCTTCCAAAAACAAAACTCGGAATTGGAATTAAAATGAGAATGGGTTTGGAAAGCACACAAGAAATTATTGAATTCCTTCCTGCGTTGAATAATTATCCTTTGACCGAAATTATTATACATGCTCGTAATGCGAAACAACTATACAATGGAACTTGTGATCACGAGCGATTTCTAGAATGTATCTCACTAACCGACCATTCACTTACTTATAATGGTGACATTCAATCCAAAGAAGACTTTGAGTTTCTTCAAAAGAAATTTTCAGGTATTAATAACTGGATGATTGGAAGAGGAGCGATGATAAACCCTTGTATTTTTGACGAGATAAAAACAGGTATCTTTGACTCTAGTGAAGTTTACCGAAACAAACTACTAAAATTCTCGGGCTTACTGACTGAAAGCTTATTGGAATGTAATCCAGACCGCGGATACGCATTAAGTAAAATGAAATCTTACTGGGAATACCTTTCTGAAGGTCTTTCTGATGGAAAACAACTTTATCGCAAGTTGAAGAAAGCAAAACTCATTGAAGATTTCAATGAGTTTATCATTGAGATGGTTTAA
- a CDS encoding SDR family NAD(P)-dependent oxidoreductase, translating to MSKTVLVIGASRGIGKELVHQFAAKDLETFGFARNLQNGSDNKVHSIHLDLLSPTIKSDFEKAISEIDQIDYLIHNAGFIAVKPFLELTREDIHNCYQVNVLSVMEITQICIPKMKSGSHIVMISSIGGFQGSSKFPGLAAYSTSKAALVSLTELLAEEFKNSGISINCLCLGAVQTEMMEEAFPGYKAPHQPAEIAEFIVDFTMNNGKYFHGKIIPVSVSNP from the coding sequence ATGTCTAAAACTGTTTTAGTTATCGGTGCTAGCAGAGGAATTGGTAAAGAATTGGTTCATCAATTTGCTGCTAAAGATTTGGAGACATTTGGCTTTGCACGAAATTTACAAAATGGTTCCGACAATAAGGTGCATTCTATTCATTTGGACCTTTTAAGCCCGACAATCAAATCTGATTTCGAAAAGGCAATTTCAGAGATTGATCAGATCGATTACCTGATCCACAATGCTGGTTTTATTGCCGTAAAACCTTTTTTAGAATTGACTAGGGAAGATATTCACAATTGCTATCAAGTGAATGTATTATCTGTTATGGAAATCACGCAAATTTGTATTCCAAAAATGAAATCAGGTAGTCATATCGTTATGATTTCATCGATTGGAGGTTTTCAGGGAAGTTCTAAATTCCCAGGTTTAGCGGCATATTCCACTTCAAAAGCGGCTTTGGTTTCATTGACAGAATTATTGGCGGAAGAATTTAAAAATTCTGGAATTTCAATCAATTGTTTGTGTTTAGGAGCTGTTCAAACAGAAATGATGGAAGAAGCTTTCCCAGGTTACAAAGCACCTCACCAACCAGCTGAAATTGCTGAATTCATAGTTGATTTCACAATGAATAATGGTAAATACTTTCATGGAAAAATCATTCCAGTTAGTGTTTCCAATCCTTAA
- a CDS encoding 2Fe-2S iron-sulfur cluster-binding protein, producing the protein MGLFSKFKKDSGSKKSRSGIVTVANNERITAVGSRIHFEIPSDLKDQFVHEPGQYVNVHLTLNGTKHSRSYSICSGPNEKNLAVAVKAIDKGLVSNYLVNELKAGEEIELDFPLGNFKLDPKAPNIVCFAAGSGITPFMSFAKSLGANQKMRLIYGNSKMETAFFIDEIKAFPNVTTTFFFSQEKNEGHQEGRLDKHTISELIKSELSLLRADGFYICGPEEMIMGIQEVLNVFGIAKEKIHFELFTTPVLMKQEETTVVGNFTGISQVSAILDGEVKRIELATNGKSILDALDQSGMDVPFSCKGGVCCTCKAKIIEGSAQMTINYALTDEEVKEGYILTCQSHPTSEVLKLDFDV; encoded by the coding sequence ATGGGTTTATTTTCAAAATTCAAAAAAGATTCTGGTTCGAAAAAATCGCGTTCTGGAATAGTTACAGTTGCAAATAACGAGCGTATTACTGCTGTAGGAAGTCGTATTCACTTTGAAATCCCTTCAGATTTGAAAGATCAATTTGTTCATGAGCCAGGACAATATGTAAATGTTCATCTGACTTTGAACGGAACAAAACATTCACGTTCGTATTCCATTTGTAGCGGACCAAACGAGAAAAATTTGGCTGTTGCTGTAAAGGCAATTGACAAAGGGCTTGTTTCAAATTATTTGGTAAATGAATTAAAAGCTGGCGAGGAAATTGAGCTAGATTTTCCCTTAGGTAATTTCAAATTGGATCCAAAAGCACCAAACATTGTCTGTTTTGCAGCAGGAAGTGGAATTACTCCATTTATGTCTTTTGCCAAATCATTAGGCGCGAATCAAAAAATGCGTTTGATTTACGGAAATTCAAAAATGGAAACAGCATTTTTCATAGATGAAATCAAAGCCTTTCCAAATGTTACTACCACCTTTTTCTTCAGTCAAGAAAAAAATGAAGGACATCAAGAAGGAAGATTAGACAAACATACTATTAGCGAATTAATCAAATCTGAATTATCCCTTCTGAGAGCCGATGGTTTTTACATCTGTGGTCCTGAAGAAATGATTATGGGAATTCAAGAGGTTCTAAATGTCTTTGGAATTGCTAAAGAAAAAATTCACTTCGAATTATTTACGACACCAGTCTTGATGAAACAGGAAGAAACTACCGTTGTCGGTAATTTTACAGGTATTTCTCAAGTAAGTGCCATTTTGGATGGAGAAGTAAAAAGAATAGAACTCGCTACCAATGGAAAAAGTATTTTGGATGCTCTAGACCAATCAGGTATGGATGTTCCATTCTCATGTAAAGGCGGTGTTTGCTGTACATGTAAGGCGAAAATAATAGAAGGAAGTGCACAAATGACTATCAACTATGCCTTAACCGATGAAGAAGTAAAAGAAGGATATATTTTAACTTGTCAATCACATCCAACGAGTGAAGTCTTAAAATTAGATTTCGATGTCTAA
- the paaE gene encoding 1,2-phenylacetyl-CoA epoxidase subunit PaaE, with protein MTPKFHPLVVQDIRKETIDTVSIAFDIPSELANDYQFISGQYITIRKIIDGEELRRSYSICATPQDGELRVAVKRVEDGKFSSWATSDLKIGEVLDVMTPSGHFQVTPEISATKNYALFAAGSGITPIISIAKTILANEPMSTVTLIYGNKGFASIIFREELEGLKNKYINRFQLVHVLSRESLGNPLQKGRIDQEKVELIGRTLLRGETIDAVYSCGPEEMIHAVKNAMMQSGVAENKIHFELFGTKTAGSQAKVVIPTDQNVLAKVTIILDGDRIEVDLNTAGTSILEAGYQAGADLPYACKGGVCCTCKAKILEGNAVMDVNYALEKDEVEAGYILTCQAHPTSEKLTVSFDD; from the coding sequence ATGACTCCGAAATTTCATCCTTTAGTTGTTCAAGATATAAGAAAAGAAACGATTGATACTGTTTCAATTGCTTTCGATATCCCATCAGAACTGGCGAATGATTACCAATTTATATCTGGTCAATACATTACCATTCGAAAAATAATTGACGGTGAAGAACTAAGACGATCATATTCCATTTGTGCTACACCACAAGATGGTGAGTTACGAGTAGCCGTGAAACGCGTTGAAGATGGAAAATTTTCCTCTTGGGCTACTTCTGATTTAAAAATTGGAGAAGTTCTGGATGTAATGACTCCAAGTGGTCATTTTCAAGTAACTCCTGAAATTAGTGCAACGAAGAATTATGCACTTTTTGCAGCTGGAAGTGGAATTACACCAATTATTTCGATTGCTAAAACAATCTTGGCTAACGAGCCGATGAGCACCGTAACTCTTATTTATGGTAATAAAGGTTTTGCAAGCATTATTTTTAGAGAAGAATTAGAAGGATTAAAAAATAAATACATCAATCGCTTTCAACTCGTTCATGTTTTGAGTAGAGAAAGTTTAGGAAATCCTTTACAAAAAGGGCGTATTGACCAAGAAAAGGTAGAATTAATTGGTCGAACACTACTTCGTGGAGAAACAATTGATGCCGTATATTCATGTGGGCCAGAAGAAATGATTCATGCCGTGAAAAATGCGATGATGCAATCAGGAGTTGCTGAAAACAAGATTCATTTCGAATTATTTGGAACAAAAACTGCTGGATCTCAAGCAAAAGTAGTGATTCCAACGGATCAAAATGTTCTAGCGAAAGTAACCATCATTTTAGATGGAGATCGCATAGAAGTTGACTTAAATACAGCTGGAACATCTATTTTAGAAGCAGGCTATCAAGCTGGCGCAGACTTACCTTATGCATGTAAAGGTGGTGTTTGCTGTACTTGTAAAGCTAAAATATTGGAAGGAAATGCAGTGATGGATGTCAATTATGCACTTGAAAAAGATGAAGTTGAAGCAGGATACATTTTAACTTGCCAAGCGCACCCTACTTCAGAGAAATTAACAGTATCATTTGACGATTAA
- the apaG gene encoding Co2+/Mg2+ efflux protein ApaG, with amino-acid sequence MAQITALTEGVLIRVSTQFRADVSQTTDSSYFFSYRIDIENQNQFKVQLLHRDWFIFDSLNPVIHVSGEGVVGQQPILESGELYQYTSGCELKSELGSMHGFYTFKNLDTDQLFKVDIPVFQLSFPGKLN; translated from the coding sequence ATGGCTCAGATAACAGCACTTACGGAGGGAGTTTTAATTCGAGTTTCGACTCAGTTTCGTGCAGATGTTTCACAAACAACTGATTCGAGCTATTTCTTTAGCTACAGAATTGATATTGAAAATCAAAATCAATTTAAGGTTCAATTGCTTCACCGCGATTGGTTCATCTTTGATTCCCTAAACCCCGTAATTCATGTAAGTGGAGAAGGTGTTGTTGGTCAGCAGCCTATTCTAGAATCAGGCGAATTGTATCAATATACAAGCGGTTGTGAATTGAAATCTGAATTAGGTTCCATGCACGGATTTTACACCTTTAAAAATTTGGATACCGATCAGCTCTTCAAAGTGGATATTCCTGTTTTTCAATTAAGTTTTCCAGGTAAGCTTAATTAG
- a CDS encoding tetratricopeptide repeat protein — translation MKTQLLNLIFLLFTISFSYSQSNDSKNQWSKLTNGSETERIEAAKQLSLYYQSESIDTLRIVGETIFFYGIDNHYQPAIEFGKITLAEFYVMNGRINDGIVMAKATLSNLQERGDLGLLSNVSRIISSGYRKLEDGNSAMLWAKKAIEYNKGNKESIDKTEGMISLAEAFLLQKKESKAIETYQDYISIATKSKNFRGLSSAYSRLGDIYRISGKLDLSESYFKKSFQMAKKTNLTSPKAHALNNLAIIYFEKGDTLNARLSFEKALTLREAVNDLKSISESYYNLGDYHFYIEQYSKALFWYKKSAEIARRNHLLKEEKDALLASANVYKKQSESVQEILCLEKVIALGNDIKLTQNADAEDLTNLQHEIWKTDFEQTKTKEIQKENSLKFYILLIISCSLAIALILVLVKLKKMKKSTN, via the coding sequence ATGAAGACACAATTACTCAATCTCATTTTCCTTTTATTCACCATTTCTTTTTCATACTCCCAAAGTAATGATTCCAAAAATCAATGGAGTAAATTAACAAATGGAAGTGAAACCGAAAGAATTGAAGCAGCAAAACAACTGAGTCTTTACTATCAATCTGAATCAATAGACACATTAAGAATTGTTGGTGAAACAATCTTCTTTTATGGAATTGATAATCATTACCAACCCGCAATTGAATTTGGAAAAATCACATTGGCCGAATTTTACGTCATGAATGGTCGTATTAACGATGGAATTGTAATGGCAAAAGCAACACTTTCTAACTTACAAGAACGTGGAGATCTGGGACTTTTAAGTAATGTTAGCCGCATCATTTCTTCTGGTTATCGGAAATTGGAAGATGGAAATTCGGCGATGCTTTGGGCAAAAAAAGCCATTGAATACAACAAAGGGAATAAAGAATCAATTGACAAAACAGAAGGAATGATTTCCTTGGCCGAAGCTTTTTTGCTTCAAAAGAAAGAATCAAAAGCCATTGAAACCTATCAAGACTACATTTCAATAGCCACAAAATCTAAAAATTTCAGAGGATTAAGCTCAGCTTACTCCCGTTTGGGAGATATCTATCGCATTTCAGGAAAATTGGATCTTTCTGAAAGTTATTTCAAAAAGTCATTCCAAATGGCTAAAAAGACCAACTTAACTTCCCCTAAAGCACATGCTTTAAATAATTTAGCAATCATTTATTTTGAAAAAGGAGACACCTTGAATGCCCGATTAAGTTTTGAAAAGGCTTTAACTTTACGAGAAGCTGTGAACGATCTCAAATCAATTTCTGAAAGTTATTATAACTTAGGTGATTATCATTTTTACATTGAACAATATTCAAAAGCACTTTTTTGGTATAAAAAATCTGCTGAAATAGCTCGTCGAAATCACCTTTTGAAGGAAGAAAAAGATGCCTTACTAGCGAGTGCTAACGTTTACAAAAAACAGTCTGAATCTGTTCAAGAGATACTATGTCTTGAAAAAGTGATTGCTCTTGGAAATGATATCAAGCTGACACAAAATGCTGATGCAGAAGATTTGACAAACCTGCAACATGAAATTTGGAAAACTGATTTTGAGCAAACGAAAACAAAAGAAATTCAGAAAGAAAATTCACTAAAATTTTACATTTTATTGATTATTTCGTGTTCACTTGCTATCGCTTTAATATTGGTATTGGTGAAATTGAAAAAGATGAAAAAATCAACTAATTAA
- the pruA gene encoding L-glutamate gamma-semialdehyde dehydrogenase, whose product MSNALFTVPKAINEPVKAYVPGSAEHTALISEYKKLLNQDPIEIPMYIGSELVKTNNKKPMSPPHDHKKVLGHFNYGDASHVNKAIEAALNARDQWANLPWEQRAAIFLKAADLLAGPFRNRMNAATMLAQSKNVMQAEIDAACELIDFFRFNVQYLTQIYKEQPESLPGMWNRLEYRPLEGFVFAVTPFNFTSIAANLCAAPAMMGNVIVWKPAESQMYSAQVIMEVFRAAGVPDGVINMISVEGSVAGDVIFKNKHLAGLHFTGSTGVFRHLWKEIGNNIENYRTYPRIVGETGGKDFVMVHKSANAAEVATALSRGAFEFQGQKCSAASRAYVPSNIWGDVKDILVNQVKSFKMGSPEDSSNFMNAVIDERAFDKIAGFIDYAKGQSDAEIIVGGSYDKSTGYFIDATVIVTTNPKFRTLSEEIFGPVLTIYVYPENQFEETLKLLDETSEYALTGSIISNDRYAIQVATKALENSAGNFYINDKPTGAVVGQQPFGGARGSGTNDKAGASMNLLRWVSARTIKETFVPPTDYKYPFLG is encoded by the coding sequence ATGTCAAACGCGTTATTTACGGTTCCAAAAGCAATTAATGAACCAGTGAAGGCTTATGTTCCCGGAAGTGCTGAACATACAGCATTGATTTCTGAATATAAAAAATTATTGAACCAAGATCCAATTGAGATTCCAATGTATATCGGATCTGAGTTGGTTAAAACCAATAATAAGAAACCAATGTCTCCGCCACATGATCATAAAAAGGTGCTTGGGCATTTTAATTATGGCGATGCATCGCATGTGAACAAAGCAATTGAAGCTGCGTTAAATGCTCGTGACCAATGGGCAAATTTGCCTTGGGAACAACGTGCGGCAATCTTTTTGAAAGCAGCTGATTTGTTGGCTGGACCTTTCAGAAATAGAATGAATGCTGCTACTATGCTTGCTCAATCAAAAAATGTAATGCAAGCTGAAATTGATGCAGCATGTGAGTTAATTGATTTTTTCCGTTTCAATGTTCAGTATTTGACTCAGATTTACAAAGAACAACCTGAATCTTTGCCAGGAATGTGGAATCGATTGGAATACCGTCCTTTAGAAGGGTTTGTTTTCGCTGTTACACCATTTAATTTCACGTCAATTGCGGCAAACTTATGCGCTGCTCCAGCAATGATGGGGAATGTAATTGTTTGGAAACCTGCTGAATCTCAAATGTACTCCGCTCAAGTTATTATGGAAGTATTTAGAGCTGCAGGAGTTCCGGATGGAGTAATTAATATGATTTCTGTTGAAGGTTCTGTTGCTGGAGATGTAATCTTTAAAAACAAACATTTGGCTGGATTACATTTTACTGGATCTACAGGGGTTTTCCGTCATTTGTGGAAAGAAATCGGAAATAATATTGAGAATTATAGAACGTATCCTCGTATCGTTGGTGAAACGGGAGGAAAAGATTTCGTAATGGTTCATAAAAGTGCAAATGCAGCAGAAGTTGCAACAGCATTGTCTCGAGGAGCATTCGAATTCCAAGGACAAAAATGTTCAGCTGCTTCACGTGCATACGTTCCTTCAAATATTTGGGGAGATGTCAAAGATATTTTGGTTAATCAAGTGAAATCCTTCAAAATGGGTTCACCAGAAGATTCTTCCAACTTTATGAATGCCGTAATTGATGAACGTGCTTTTGATAAAATTGCTGGATTTATTGATTATGCAAAAGGACAATCAGATGCTGAAATTATTGTAGGAGGTTCATACGATAAATCAACAGGATACTTTATTGATGCAACAGTTATCGTTACAACAAATCCGAAATTTAGAACTTTGTCTGAAGAAATTTTTGGTCCAGTATTAACAATCTATGTTTATCCTGAAAATCAATTCGAAGAAACGTTGAAATTGTTGGACGAAACTTCTGAATACGCATTGACTGGTTCGATTATTTCGAATGATCGTTATGCAATTCAAGTAGCTACAAAAGCTTTGGAGAATTCAGCGGGAAATTTCTATATCAATGATAAACCAACGGGAGCTGTTGTAGGTCAACAACCATTTGGTGGAGCTAGAGGTTCCGGGACAAACGATAAAGCTGGAGCATCTATGAACTTGTTGCGTTGGGTTTCAGCTCGCACAATTAAAGAAACATTTGTTCCCCCAACGGACTATAAGTACCCGTTCTTAGGATAA
- a CDS encoding PorP/SprF family type IX secretion system membrane protein: MKKIALCILLLIQLFAKNANAQDTHFAQAEYAPMLLNPALSGAFSHMQAIVNYRNQWSSIASPYQTIAASFDVRLQRKDADNNSFLALGLNFFNDVAGDMKVTTNQFNLDLAYHIKMGKHSLLRLGIYGGMNQRMLNANAGRWASQFDGDAINSGVSSGENFGSYNHTFMDAGAGIVYSFRKMRYSVNHNVNNNINCGLAAYHVNQPSSSFISLAQDKLAMRISGFINTSFNIPKTRLAIQPAIYLQLQSKYSEIMFGTYLRFNIREASHYTGSIKPVAIALGIFSRYKDAFVAKGYFQYNQLSLGLGYDFNLSRLTPVSKSRGGFEIFLRFNLDDRLNNPTLW, from the coding sequence ATGAAAAAAATAGCTCTTTGCATATTACTACTTATTCAACTATTTGCTAAAAATGCAAATGCTCAAGATACGCATTTTGCACAAGCTGAATATGCCCCTATGTTATTGAATCCTGCATTATCAGGAGCATTTTCACACATGCAGGCAATTGTAAATTACCGCAACCAATGGAGCAGTATTGCTTCTCCCTATCAAACAATTGCAGCTTCTTTTGATGTGCGTTTACAACGAAAAGATGCCGACAATAACAGCTTTCTTGCTTTAGGCCTGAATTTTTTCAATGATGTTGCTGGAGATATGAAGGTTACGACGAACCAATTCAATTTGGATTTAGCTTATCATATTAAAATGGGGAAACATAGCTTATTAAGGCTGGGGATTTACGGAGGTATGAATCAACGAATGCTCAATGCGAATGCTGGTCGCTGGGCAAGTCAATTTGATGGAGACGCAATTAATTCTGGAGTTTCTAGTGGAGAAAACTTTGGTTCGTACAATCATACTTTCATGGATGCAGGTGCTGGAATTGTTTATTCATTTCGCAAAATGCGTTATTCCGTAAATCACAATGTGAACAACAATATTAACTGCGGACTTGCTGCATATCATGTAAATCAACCATCCTCTTCGTTTATTTCACTTGCGCAAGATAAATTAGCCATGAGAATATCCGGATTCATCAATACGTCATTCAATATTCCAAAAACCCGATTAGCAATTCAACCAGCAATATATCTGCAATTACAATCCAAATACTCTGAAATCATGTTTGGAACGTATTTGCGATTCAATATTCGTGAGGCATCTCATTACACTGGATCAATTAAACCGGTAGCAATCGCATTGGGGATTTTTAGCCGATACAAGGATGCATTTGTTGCCAAAGGTTACTTTCAATACAACCAACTTTCACTGGGATTGGGCTATGATTTTAACTTGTCTCGCTTAACTCCTGTTTCTAAATCGCGGGGTGGATTTGAAATTTTCTTGCGATTCAATTTAGATGACCGCTTGAATAACCCGACTCTTTGGTAA